GTCCGTCAGCACCGTCAGGCGCTGGTCGACCGGGTCGAGCGAGGTCACCACGCCCACGGTGCCGTTGAAGACCCCGTTCTTGCCCTTCTCGTAATTGTTGCGAATCTGGGTGACCTTGTCGCCGACGCGGAACACCCGTCCGCCGAACCTCTTCTCGGGCACGTCGGGGCGGCCCGGGGTGACGGCCTGCTGGAGCAGGCCGTTCAGGGTGCCCGCGCCCGCCGGGCCCCGGTGCATGGGGGCCAGCACCTGGACGTCCCGGCGGGGGTCCAGCCCGAACTTGGCCGGAATCCGGCGCGCCGCCACGTCCACGGTGAGCCGGCCGGCCGCCTCCGTGTCGTCCTCGACGAAGAGGAAGAAGTCCTTCATGCCGTCGGTGAGCGGGTGTTGGCCGGCGTTGATCCGGTGCGCGTTCGTCACTACGCCCGACTGCTGGGCCTGCCGGAAGACCCGGGTGAGGCGGACGGCGGGGATCGGGCTGCCGTCGGCCAGCAGGTCGCGCAGGACCTCGCCCGCGCCGACGCTGGGCAGCTGGTCCACGTCCCCCACGAACAGCAGGTGCGCTCCCGGTGGGACGGCCTTCACCAGCTTGTTGGCGAGGAGCAGGTCCAGCATGGACGCCTCGTCGACCACCACCAGGTCCGCGTCGAGCGGACGGTCCCGGTCGTAGGCCGCGTCACCGCCGGGCTTCAGCTCCAGCAGCCGGTGGACCGTCGAGGCCTCGGCGCCGGTGAGCTCGGACAGGCGCTTGGCGGCCCGGCCGGTCGGGGCGGCGAGCACGACCTTCGCCTTCCTGGCGCGGGCCAGCTCCACGATCGAGCGGACCGTGAAGGACTTGCCGCAGCCGGGGCCGCCGGTGAGGACGGCGACCTTCTCGGTCAGCGCCAGCTTGACGGCGGCCTCCTGCTCGGGCGCCAGCTCGGTGCCCGTCCGGCCCTTCAGCCAGCCGAGGGCCTTGTCCCAGGCCACCGCCCGGAAGCCCGGCATGCGGTCCTCCTCCGTGCGCAGGAGGCGCAGCAGCTGGGCGGACAGGGAGAGTTCGGCGCGGTGGAAGGGGACGAGGTAGACGGCGGTGACCGGCTCCGAGCCGCCGTCCGGCCCGGGGACCTTCTCGCGTACGACCCCGGGGTCGCCGCCGTCCTCGGGGACCTCGGCCAGTTCCGCGAGGCACTCGATGACGAGCCCGGTGTCGACCTGGAGCAGCTTGACCGCGTCCGCGATCAGCCGCTCCTCGGGGAGGTAGCAGTTGCCCTGGTCGGTCGCCTGCGACAGGGCGTACTGCAGGCCCGCCTTGACCCGCTCCGGGCTGTCGTGCGGGATGCCCACGCTCTGGGCGATCTTGTCGGCGGTGAGGAAGCCGATGCCCCAGACGTCGGCGGCGAGCCGGTAGGGCTGGTTCTTCACGACGGAGATGGAGGCGTCGCCGTACTTCTTGTAGATGCGCACGGCGATGGACGTGGACACCTCGACCGTCTGGAGGAAGAGCATGACCTCCTTGATGGCCTTCTGCTCCTCCCATGCGTCGGCGATCTTCTTGGTCCGCTTGGGGCCGAGGCCGGGGACCTCGATGAGCCGCTTGGGCTCCTCCTCGATGATCTTCAGGGTGTCCATGCCGAAGTGCTGGGTGATGCGGTCGGCGAAGACGGGGCCGATGCCCTTCACCAGACCCGAGCCGAGGTAGCGGCGGATGCCCTGGACGGTGGCCGGCAGGACCGTCGTGTAGTTCTCCACGTGGAACTGCTTGCCGTACTGCGGGTGGGAGCCCCAGCGGCCCTCCATGCGCAGGGACTCGCCGACCTGCGCGCCGAGGAGCGCGCCGACGACCGTGAGGAGGTCGCCCGCGCCTCTGCCGGTGTCGACCCGGGCGACCGTGTAGCCGTTCTCCTCGTTGGCGTATGTGATGCGCTCCAGCACGCCTTCCAGCGTGGCCAGTCGCCGCTCGCCCGCCTGGGAGGCCCCCGCCTGATCGGTCATGATCCGACCGTACCGCCCGGGTACGACAGCGGCGGCGGGCGCGGACCGGAAACGCCTCCGCAGGCCCTGGCATAAAGCGACCGATCAGTATGCGGACAAGGGCTCAGGTTTCACGGCCAATTCACAGGAAAACCGGAAGCTTTACAGTTCAAGAATATGAGCTGCCCCTTTTGTGCTCCTTTCCCGTGGGAGAATCCAGGCGTGAATCACAGGGGGGCGGACCCGATTCCGGAGCGACCGTGATGCCGATGCCTCCCGTTGGCCCCCAGGCCCCTCGACGCGCGTACACCGCGGGAGCGTTGCTCGTCGGCCTGTGCGCCGTCAGCACGTTGACGCTGCTCGTGGTGGCTCCGGGCCTGTCCGGGGACCGCGCGGTCGTGGCACCGGGTCCTTCGGCGCGGCACGAGAACACCCCTGGCAGTCCCCCTTTGAGCCGGATCCCCGAGCCGGAATTCCGCCCCCTTCCGAGCCCGGGGCCGGGCTGATTCGACTCGGCCCGTTTCCTTCTCCCCGGACCCGAATGACGACGAGGAACGATGTCACCCCAGGCCCAGAGCGTCGCCCTGTGGATCTTGTCCCTGGCCATCAACATCACGGCGGCGTGCGCGGGGATCGTGTGGGGCTGGGAGGCCTTCGCGCAGTTCCTGCTGCCGGCGTTCGGGTCGGTGGTGGGGGCGTCGCTGGTCAGTTACAGCTTGCGGCGGTGAGGTGCCCGTGCTTCACGGCGGTGACGAACGCGGTCCAGCAGGGCGGGGAGAGGCGCAGGACCGGACTGTCGGGGGCCTTGCTTTCGCGGACAGGTACGTCAGGAGTGCTGGCCATGCGCGTGTTCCTCCGCTGCCGTCCTGACTCGGCCAGGTCCCCGGTCTTCTGCGACTGTTCGGCCATGACCTGGGGGCCGCCGACTCGCCCCTGAGGACGACTTCGTCGAGGAGCGTCCAGACGACCGGCCTCGACGGATCGTCCAGCAGTCGGCCCCGCCGCGTTCTGATGACAACGGCCTCGTCAAGTTCCTTCGCGGTGCGGTTCGGCCGATAGGCACCGAACACGGCTCGCGCGCCTGCCCGGCAGCCCTGCTCCCCGACGAGCGCCCGCTCCGGGGCGAGGACAACCAACTGGTCCGCCCTTACCTGCGCGTGAGGGCCAGCGCATGAGCGACGGAGCAGATCACCACAACGCGGGCGGGCGGCTGCTGCCGTGGGCGATCCCCGAGGGCCGGCCGTGCTGCCTCGTCGGCGACGGAACCGGCTACGCCTCGCGGCTCGCCGACGAGATCGAGGGCGTTCAACTCGGCATGGCGGGCGAGTTGCTGGGCCATGCCTCCGAACTCCTCGCGGAGCGCCGGGTGACAAGCGTGGAACTGCACCATCTGGCCCGACGGCTGACCGAGTCACTGCGGGACGTCAAGCGGATCGCGGAGAGCAGAAGGGGACTGCTCGTGCGGGGCCCCGGGCATGACCCGGGAGGTGATCGAGGCCCGTGCGCACCGGCGGCACCCTCCTCGCCATGCCCTCTCCGCTGATCAGTTGTGCGTAGGCCCCGCCTCCGCTCCGCCCTCGGCCGAAGCGCCGTCCCGGCCGCGGGTGGGTCAGCCCCCCTTGCTGCGGCGCGCGTACGCCCGAGCCGCCCGTGCCCGGTCGCCGCAACGGGTCGAGCACCACTGGCGGCGGCCGTGGCGGAGCAGGAAGCGGTTGCAGGGCGGGGAGCCGCAGGCGGTGAGGCGTTCGGCGTCGGGGGAGGTGAGCAGGTCGGCGGCGTCGGCGGCGAGCGTGGCCAGGGCCAGGTCGACGATCGCGGTGGTGGGGTGGGGTGCCGTGCGGTAGGGGCCGGTCTCGTCGTCCCAGCGCAGCAGCGGGGCGGTGGGGACCCGGGTCATCGCGTCGTTGATGGCCGAGACGGCTGCGGGGAGGGCGGGCAGCCCTTCGGCGCGGGAGGCGAACAGCGATCTGATCTGTTCGCGCAGCGAGCGCAGTTGGGCCGCGCACATCTCCCGCATACCGGCGTCGACCGGGGCGAGGCCGCGCTCCGTCAGCCAGTGGTTCGCCTGCGCGGGGGTGCCCAGGAGGTCGATCGTGTGTCCGCCGGGCAGCGCCATCGCGGTGTTGGCGAGGGCGAGGGAGGGGTGCTCCTGCTCGCCTTGGGCGGGCGGCGGGGCGGGCTGCTCGGTCACGGACTCCTCCATGCTTCTCATGGTACGGGTTGCCTCCATCCGTGAGAAGCAGCTACGGTCTTCTCACGGTTCAACCACGTCTATCCGTGAGGTGTCTCCGTGTCCTCTCTTCCCGTGACGGCCGACCGCTTCCCCGTCCGCGTCTTCGGCGGCCCGACCGCCCTCTTCGAGTACGGCGGTCTGCGCTTCCTGACCGACCCGACCTTCGACGCTCCCGGCGACTACTTCCGCGACGGCGAGCGGATCCTGACCAAGACCGCGCCCTCCGCCGCCACCCCCGCCGACCTCGGCCCCGTCGACGTCGTGCTGCTCTCCCACGACGAGCACGATGACAACCTCGACACCAGCGGCCGGGCCCTGCTCGCGGGCATACCCCTGACCCTGACCACGCCCGGCGGCGGCAAGCGCCTGGGCGAGAGCCTGGGAGAGCGGGCCAAGGGCCTCGCCGACTGGGAGTCCGTCGAATTGGACCGGCCCGACGGCGGCACGGTCACCGTGACCGGCGTCCCCGCGCTGCACGGCCCCGGCCGCCGCGAGGAGGTCGAGCCGGTCACCGGCCAGGTCGTCGGCTTCGTCCTGACCGGCGAGGGGCTGCCCACCGTCTACGTCAGCGGCGACAACGCCTCCCTCGACGCGGTCCGCGCGATCGCCGACCGTTTCGCCCCCGTCGACACGGCCGTCCTCTTCGCCGGGGCTCCCCGCTTCCCCGTGCTCTTCGACAACCAGGTCCTCGTCCTGGACAGCGCGATGGCCGCCGAGGCCGCCGGGATCCTGGGTGCCCGTCGGGTCGTCCCCGTCCATTACGACAGCTGGGCCCACTTCACCGAAGGCCGCGAGGAACTGGCCGCCGCCTTCACCGCCGCCGGGCTCGCCGACCGGCTGGACTGGGGCAAGGGCGCCTGACCTGACGTCACTTCCGGACGTCACTTCCGCCAGAACAGGTGATGGACCACCCCGCTCGGACTCGGCACCACATCGCAGTGGAAGCGGTCGAGCAGTTCCTCGGGGGACTCCCAGAGCCGTGAGCCGGACCCGATGACCACGCCGGGCGAGACCGCCACGTGCAGCGTGTCCACCAGGTCGGCGTCGAGGAACTCCCGGATGGTGGCCGCCCCGCCGCCGAGCCGGACGTCCTTGCCCCCGGCCGCCTCGCGCGCCCGCTCCAGGACCTCGGCCGGGTCGCCCCCGACGAAGTGGAACGTGGTGTCGGAGAGGGTGAACGAGGGCCGCTCGTAGTGGGTCATGACGAACACCGGCGTGTGGAACGGGGGTTCCTCGCCCCACCAGCCCTTCCACTCGTGGTCCTGCCACGGGCCGCGGTGCGGGCTGAACTTGTTGCGGCCCATGATCTCGGCGCCGATGTTGTGGTGGAAGTCGCGCGTGAGGTAGTCGTCGAGGCCGCGGCTCCCGCCGGGGTCGGTGCGGTTCGGCCAGCTCGCCGTCGCACCGGCCCAGGCGAACATCTGCCCGGGGTCGGCGTGGCCGAACGGCCGCTCCAGGCTCTGGTGCTCCCCGGCACCGAATCCGTCACTCGAGACGTTGAAGTTCTGCACACGCAACAGCTGGGACACAGCGCTCCTCCTGAGATCGACCGGTGCCAGGGGAAGACCGCCCGGGCCGGCGAAACTCATCGGCCCGGGCCCGACGACCGGCCTGGCGGATTTCCCGGGGCAACGGGCCTGGCCCTTTCCCTGGGCAACGGGCCTGGCCATTCCCGGGTCACCGGGCCCGGCGGGTCCCCCCGGCTCACCCGGCCCGGCCGATCCCCCAGCTCACCCGAGCCCGGCCGATCCCCCAGTTCACCCGAGCCCGCCGGTTTCCCCGCTCACCCCGCCTGCGCCACCACGTGGTCGATCACCCGCTGGAAGTCCTCACTCGGCGAGAACTCCACGAACTCGCTGTCCTCCAGGGCCACCGGCACATGGCCCGGCCCCCAGTAGTAGGCCTGCCCCGCCACGTACTCCTCCTCGCCTGCGGCCGTGCGCATCCTGATCCGGCCCTTCAGCAGATAGCCCCAGTGCGGGCACTGGCAGGCGTCGTCGGGCATGCCCTTGAGCGCCGGGCCCATGTCCGTGCCCTGGGGCAGGGTGATGTAGCCCACCGACAGGCCGCCGCCGATCGGCATGATGCGCAGTTCCACTCCGTCGCCTTCGAGGGCGACGGGTACGTCGCTCCGGGTCGCCGCTGTCATGGCTCCTCCGCTCCGGCCCGGCCGGGCCTGGGGAAAACGGCCTCCTCCCTCCAGCGTGGACCGCCGCCGGACCGGCCGCGACATCACGATCCGGTCAAGAGGTGTCCAGGGGGTCTTGATTTACCGGCGTGTAATCGATTCCATCCACCCGTCGATGTAATCGATTCCACGGACCCGTCCACCGGGTCCCGTTTCCACAAGGAGGTGGAGCGGCGATGGCGAGCATCAAGGACGTCGCCGCCGAGGCGGGCGTCTCCGTCGCCACGGTCTCGCGCGTCCTGAACGACCACCCGTCGGTCAGCGCCGACGCACGCACCCGCGTGCTGGCCGCCGTCGAGGTCCTGGGCTACCGCCCGAACGCCGTCGCCCGCTCGTTGCGCACGGACCAGACCCACACCCTCGGCCTGGTCATCAGCGACGTACTGAACCCGTACTTCACCGAACTGGCCCGCTCAGTCGAGGAGGAGGCCCGCGCGCTCGGCTACAGCGTGATCATCGGCAACGCCGACGAGCGGCCCGACCTCCAGGACCACCACGTACGCAACCTGCTGGACCGCCGGATCGACGGCCTGCTCGTCTCCCCCACGGACGGCGGCTCGCCGCTGATGCTGGACGCCGCGCGGGCCGGGACGCCCATGGTGTTCGTGGACCGGTGGATCCCGGGCGTGGACGTGCCCGTCGTCCGCGCGGACGGCCGGGCCGCCGTACGGGACCTCGTGACGCATCTGCACGGGCTCGGGCACCGGCGGCTCGCGATCATCGCCGGTCCCGCGGCGACCACGACCGGCCGGGAACGCGTGGAGGCCTTCCGGGAGGCGCTCGCCGCCTGCGGGCTGGAACTCCCCGACGCCTACATAGGGCAGGGCGACTTCCAGGCCGAGAGCGGGCGCCGGGTCACCGAGGGCTTCCTCGGCCTGGCCGAGCCGCCCGAGGTCGTCTTCGCGGCCGACAACCTGATGGCGCTCGGCGCACTGGACGCCGTACGCGCGCGTGGACTGCGCGTGCCGGACGACATCGCGCTGGCCGCGTTCGACGACATCCCGTGGTTCGTGCACACCGACCCGCCGATCACGGCGGTCGCCCAGCCCACGGGCGAGCTGGGCCGGGCCGCCGTACGGGCCCTGGTCGACCGCATCGAAGGACGGCCGGGCGAGTCCGTCACCCTCCCCGCCCGGCTCGTCGTACGCCGCTCGTGCGGCGAGAACCCCACCCCAGTGCAAAGGAGCACGTCGTGAGCGACGCGGACGAGTTGCTGCGCATCGAGGGCATACGGAAGACCTTCCCGGGTGTGGTCGCGCTGGACGGCGTCGACTTCTCCCTGCGCCGGGGCGAGGTGCACGTGCTGCTCGGTGAGAACGGCGCGGGCAAGAGCACGCTGATCAAGATGCTCTCCGGTGCCTACACGCCCGACGCCGGGCGGATCCTGGTCGGCGGCGAGGAGACGCGCATCCAGAGCGCGCAGGACTCCGAGCGGCTCAGGATCGCCACCATCTACCAGGAGTTCAACCTCGTACCCGATCTGACGGTCGCCGAGAACATCTTCCTGGGGCGGCAGCCGCGCCGCTTCGGCGTGATCGACCGGAAGCGGATGGAGGCCGACGCCGAGGTCCTGCTCAAGCGGGTCGGCGTACACGTGTCGCCCCGCGCGCGGGTCCGCGAACTCGGCATCGCGCGGCTGCAGATGGTCGAGATCGCGAAGGCGCTCAGCCTGGACGCCCGGGTGCTGATCATGGACGAGCCGACGGCCGTGCTCACCTCCGAGGAGGTCGAGAAGCTCTTCGCGATCGTGCGCACGCTGCGCGAGGACGGCGTCGGGATCGTGTTCATCACCCATCACCTGGAGGAGATCGCCGCCCTCGGGGACCGGGTGACCGTCATGCGCGACGGGAAGAGCGTCGGGCAGGTGCCCGCCTCCACGCCCGAGGACGAGCTGGTCCGGCTCATGGTGGGGCGCTCGATCGAGCAGCAGTACCCGCGCGAGCGCGCCGACCGCGGTACCGCGTTGCTGACCGTCGAGGGGCTCACCCGCGACGGCGTCTTCCACGACGTCGGCTTCGAGGTGCACGCCGGCGAGGTCGTCGGCATCGCGGGGCTGGTCGGGGCCGGGCGGACCGAGGTCGTCCGGGCCGTGTTCGGGGCCGACCCGTACGACAAGGGCAGCGTGAAGGTCTCCGGCGCCCCGATCGCCAAGTACGACGTCAACGCGGCGATGACCGCAGGGATCGGGCTCGTCCCCGAGGACCGCAAGGGCCAGGGCCTGGTGCTGGACGCGTCGGTGGAGGAGAACCTCGGGCTGGTGACCCTGCGGTCGGCCACGCGCGCGGGGCTCGTCGACCTCAAGGGCCAGCGCGAGGCCGCCGAGCGGATCGCCGGGCAGCTCGGCGTGCGGATGGCGGGCCTCGGCCAGCACGTGCGCACGCTGTCCGGCGGCAACCAGCAGAAGGTCGTCATCGGCAAGTGGCTGCTCGCCGACACCAAGGTGCTGATCCTCGACGAGCCGACGCGCGGCATCGACGTCGGCGCCAAGGTCGAGATCTACCAGTTGATCAACGAACTCACCGCCGCCGGCGCGGCCGTCCTGATGATCTCCAGCGACCTGCCCGAGGTGCTCGGCATGAGCGACCGGGTGCTGGTGATGGCCCAGGGCCGGATCGCCGGTGAACTCTCCGCCGACGAGGCGACCCAGGACGCCGTGATGGCACTCGCCGTAAGCAACCCCAGCACCGACAAGGAGGCCTCCCGTGGCCACTGACACGCTCAAGAGCACGACGGGCGCGGGTGGCGCCTCGGCCTCGGGCGGCCTGCGCCGCCTCCTGCTCGACAACGGCGCGCTCACCGCGCTCATCGTCCTCGTCATCGCGATGTCGGCGCTGTCCGGCGACTTCCTGACGACGGACAACCTCCTCAACGTCGGTGTCCAGGCGGCCGTGACCGCCATCCTCGCCTTCGGCGTCACCTTCGTGATCGTCTCGGCGGGCATCGACCTGTCGGTCGGCTCGGTCGCCGCGCTGTCGGCCACGGTGCTCGCCTGGAGCGCCACCTCGGCGGGCGTCCCGGTCTTCCTCGCCGTGCTCCTCGCCATAGCGACCGGCATCGTCTGCGGCCTGGTCAACGGCGTCCTGATCTCCTACGGCAAGCTGCCGCCGTTCATCGCCACGCTGGCCATGCTGTCCGTGGCCCGCGGCCTGTCCCTCGTCATCTCCGAGGGCTCCCCGATCGCCTTCCCGGACTCGGTCTCGCACATCGGCGACACGCTCGGCGGCTGGCTGCCGGTGCCGGTCCTGGTCATGGTCGTGATGGGCCTGATCGCCGCGTTCGTGCTCGGCCGGACCTACATCGGCCGCTCCATGTACGCGATCGGCGGCAACGAGGAGGCCGCGCGTCTTTCCGGGCTGCGCGTGAAGAAGCAGAAGCTCGCGATCTACGCCTTCTCGGGTGTCTTCGCCGCCGTCGCCGGTGTCGTCCTCGCCGCCCGCCTCTCCTCCGCGCAGCCCCAGGCCGCCGACGGCTACGAGCTGGACGCGATCGCCGCGGTCGTCATCGGCGGCGCCTCCCTGGCGGGCGGCACGGGCAAGGCGTCCGGCACGCTCATCGGCGCGCTGATCCTGGCCGTGCTGCGCAACGGGCTGAACCTGCTGAACGTCTCCGCGTTCTGGCAGCAGGTCGTCATCGGTGTCGTCATCGCGCTGGCGGTGCTGTTCGACACGCTGCGGCGCAAGGCCGGGGCGACGCCGGTGGCCGGTGCTTCTGGCGGCAAGGGCAAGCAGGCGGCGACGTACGCGCTCGCGGCCGTGGTCACCGTCGCGATCGTCGGCGCCACGTCCTTCCTGCACAACGGCTCCTCCGCCGCGTCCACCCCGAAGATGGGCCTGTCGCTGTCCACCCTCAACAACCCCTTCTTCGTGCAGATCCGGGCGGGCGCCCAGGCCGAGGCGAAGCGGCTGGGCGTGGACCTGACCGTCACGGACGCCCAGAACGACGCCTCCCAGCAGGCCAACCAGCTGCAGAACTTCACCAGTTCCAACCTGGGCGCGATCATCGTCAACCCCGTGGACTCGGACGCCGCGAGCAACTCGGTGAAGGCCGCCGACAAGGCGAAGATCCCGGTCGTCGCCGTGGACCGGACCGTCAACAACGCGGCGGTGGACACCCTGGTCGCCTCCGACAACGTGGCCGGCGGTGAGCTGGCGGCCAAGTCCATCGCCGAGAAGCTGGGCGGCAAGGGCAAGATCGTGATCCTGCAGGGCCAGGCGGGCACGTCCGCGGCCCGGGAGCGTGCGCAGGGCTTCGCGAACGGCCTGAAGGCCTACCCGGGCATCCAGGTCGTGGCCCAGCAGCCCGCCGACTTCGACCGCACCAAGGGCCTCGACGTGATGTCGAACCTGCTCCAGGCCCACCCGGACGTCCAGGGCGTCATCGCCGCCAACGACGAGATGGCCCTCGGCGCGATCAAGGCGCTGGGCTCCAAGGCCGGCAAGTCGGTCTCGGTCGTGGGCTTCGACGGCACGCCTGACGGACTGAAGGCGGTCGAGGGCGGCACGCTGTACGCCTCCGTGGCGCAGCAGCCGACCCAGCTCGGGAAGATCGCCGTGGACAACGCCCTGAAGGCGCTCCAGGGCAAGAAGGTCGAGGAGACGGTGAAGGTGCCGGTGAAGGTGGTCACGAAGGAGAACGTGGCCGGCTTCAGCGGCTGACATCGGGGAACGGCGGGCGGTCGCACGGCTGGTGGGACCGCCCGTCCATGTCACTCACGTGGGGAGACAACTCATGTACGACTACGACCTCCTGGTCGTGGGGTCGGCCAACGCCGACCTGGTGATCGGAGTGGAGCGCCGGCCCGGAGCCGGCGAGACCGTGCTCGGCTCCGACCTGGCCGTCCACCCGGGCGGCAAGGGCGCGAACCAGGCGGTCGCCGCCGCCCGGCTCGGCGCCCGTACGGCACTGCTGGCCCGGGTCGGCGACGACGACCACGGCCGGCTGCTGCTGGACTCGCAGCGGGAGGCCGGCGTCGACACGGTGGGCGTCCTGGTGGGCGACGCGCCGACCGGCGTCGCGCTGATCACGGTCGACCCGTCCGGGGACAACAGCATCGTCGTCTCGCCGGGCGCGAACGGCCGGCTGACCCCCGGGGACGTGAGCGCCGCCGGGTGTCTGTTCCAGAGCTCCAAGGTGGTCTCGACGCAGTTGGAGATCCCGCTGGAGACGGTGGTGGAGGTCGTACGGAACCTTGCGCCGGACAGCCGCTTCGTGCTGAACCCCTCCCCGCCGCGCCCCCTCCCCGCGGAGGTGCTGGCGGCCTGCGACCCGCTCATCGTCAACGAGCACGAGGCGAAGGTGATCCTGGGCGACTCGGCCGTCGGGGACACCCCCGAGGACTGGGCGCGGATCCTGCTCGCGAAGGGCCCGCGGTCGGTGGTGGTGACGCTGGGCTCGGAAGGCGCGCTGGCGGCGTCGGCGGAGGGCGTCTCCCGGGTGGCGTCGGTCAAGGTGCGGGCGGTGGACACGACGGGCGCGGGCGACGCGTTCACCGCCGCGCTGGCCTACCGGCTGGGGGCGGGCGAGTCCCTGGCGGAGGCGGCGGCGTACGCGGCGCGGGTCGGTGCGGCGACGGTGACCAAGGAGGGCGCGCAGGCGTCCTTCCCTACGGCGGAGGAGGTCGCTGAGCTGTGCTGTGCTGACCCGGGAGACAACCCCCGGACCCCCGGCCGCAGGTCGGACAGCGACTCCGCATCCGGCGAGCGGGGTGGGGCCTGATGAAGAAGGCCGGAATACTCAACCGTCACCTCGCCGGAGCGCTGGCCGAACTCGGCCACGGCGACGGGGTCCTCGTCTGCGACGCGGGCATGCCCATCCCCGACGGCCCCCGGGTGGTGGACCTGGCCT
This genomic stretch from Streptomyces sp. Go-475 harbors:
- a CDS encoding ATP-dependent RecD-like DNA helicase; amino-acid sequence: MTDQAGASQAGERRLATLEGVLERITYANEENGYTVARVDTGRGAGDLLTVVGALLGAQVGESLRMEGRWGSHPQYGKQFHVENYTTVLPATVQGIRRYLGSGLVKGIGPVFADRITQHFGMDTLKIIEEEPKRLIEVPGLGPKRTKKIADAWEEQKAIKEVMLFLQTVEVSTSIAVRIYKKYGDASISVVKNQPYRLAADVWGIGFLTADKIAQSVGIPHDSPERVKAGLQYALSQATDQGNCYLPEERLIADAVKLLQVDTGLVIECLAELAEVPEDGGDPGVVREKVPGPDGGSEPVTAVYLVPFHRAELSLSAQLLRLLRTEEDRMPGFRAVAWDKALGWLKGRTGTELAPEQEAAVKLALTEKVAVLTGGPGCGKSFTVRSIVELARARKAKVVLAAPTGRAAKRLSELTGAEASTVHRLLELKPGGDAAYDRDRPLDADLVVVDEASMLDLLLANKLVKAVPPGAHLLFVGDVDQLPSVGAGEVLRDLLADGSPIPAVRLTRVFRQAQQSGVVTNAHRINAGQHPLTDGMKDFFLFVEDDTEAAGRLTVDVAARRIPAKFGLDPRRDVQVLAPMHRGPAGAGTLNGLLQQAVTPGRPDVPEKRFGGRVFRVGDKVTQIRNNYEKGKNGVFNGTVGVVTSLDPVDQRLTVLTDEDEEVPYEFDELDELAHAYAVTIHRSQGSEYPAVVIPVTTGAWMMLQRNLLYTAVTRAKQLVVLVGSRKAIGQAVRTVSAGRRCTALDFRLGSTKNDRSNES
- a CDS encoding DUF397 domain-containing protein gives rise to the protein MAEQSQKTGDLAESGRQRRNTRMASTPDVPVRESKAPDSPVLRLSPPCWTAFVTAVKHGHLTAASCN
- a CDS encoding CGNR zinc finger domain-containing protein; its protein translation is MEESVTEQPAPPPAQGEQEHPSLALANTAMALPGGHTIDLLGTPAQANHWLTERGLAPVDAGMREMCAAQLRSLREQIRSLFASRAEGLPALPAAVSAINDAMTRVPTAPLLRWDDETGPYRTAPHPTTAIVDLALATLAADAADLLTSPDAERLTACGSPPCNRFLLRHGRRQWCSTRCGDRARAARAYARRSKGG
- a CDS encoding MBL fold metallo-hydrolase; the encoded protein is MSSLPVTADRFPVRVFGGPTALFEYGGLRFLTDPTFDAPGDYFRDGERILTKTAPSAATPADLGPVDVVLLSHDEHDDNLDTSGRALLAGIPLTLTTPGGGKRLGESLGERAKGLADWESVELDRPDGGTVTVTGVPALHGPGRREEVEPVTGQVVGFVLTGEGLPTVYVSGDNASLDAVRAIADRFAPVDTAVLFAGAPRFPVLFDNQVLVLDSAMAAEAAGILGARRVVPVHYDSWAHFTEGREELAAAFTAAGLADRLDWGKGA
- a CDS encoding dihydrofolate reductase family protein, with protein sequence MSQLLRVQNFNVSSDGFGAGEHQSLERPFGHADPGQMFAWAGATASWPNRTDPGGSRGLDDYLTRDFHHNIGAEIMGRNKFSPHRGPWQDHEWKGWWGEEPPFHTPVFVMTHYERPSFTLSDTTFHFVGGDPAEVLERAREAAGGKDVRLGGGAATIREFLDADLVDTLHVAVSPGVVIGSGSRLWESPEELLDRFHCDVVPSPSGVVHHLFWRK
- a CDS encoding LacI family DNA-binding transcriptional regulator — protein: MASIKDVAAEAGVSVATVSRVLNDHPSVSADARTRVLAAVEVLGYRPNAVARSLRTDQTHTLGLVISDVLNPYFTELARSVEEEARALGYSVIIGNADERPDLQDHHVRNLLDRRIDGLLVSPTDGGSPLMLDAARAGTPMVFVDRWIPGVDVPVVRADGRAAVRDLVTHLHGLGHRRLAIIAGPAATTTGRERVEAFREALAACGLELPDAYIGQGDFQAESGRRVTEGFLGLAEPPEVVFAADNLMALGALDAVRARGLRVPDDIALAAFDDIPWFVHTDPPITAVAQPTGELGRAAVRALVDRIEGRPGESVTLPARLVVRRSCGENPTPVQRSTS
- a CDS encoding sugar ABC transporter ATP-binding protein; amino-acid sequence: MSDADELLRIEGIRKTFPGVVALDGVDFSLRRGEVHVLLGENGAGKSTLIKMLSGAYTPDAGRILVGGEETRIQSAQDSERLRIATIYQEFNLVPDLTVAENIFLGRQPRRFGVIDRKRMEADAEVLLKRVGVHVSPRARVRELGIARLQMVEIAKALSLDARVLIMDEPTAVLTSEEVEKLFAIVRTLREDGVGIVFITHHLEEIAALGDRVTVMRDGKSVGQVPASTPEDELVRLMVGRSIEQQYPRERADRGTALLTVEGLTRDGVFHDVGFEVHAGEVVGIAGLVGAGRTEVVRAVFGADPYDKGSVKVSGAPIAKYDVNAAMTAGIGLVPEDRKGQGLVLDASVEENLGLVTLRSATRAGLVDLKGQREAAERIAGQLGVRMAGLGQHVRTLSGGNQQKVVIGKWLLADTKVLILDEPTRGIDVGAKVEIYQLINELTAAGAAVLMISSDLPEVLGMSDRVLVMAQGRIAGELSADEATQDAVMALAVSNPSTDKEASRGH
- a CDS encoding substrate-binding domain-containing protein, which produces MATDTLKSTTGAGGASASGGLRRLLLDNGALTALIVLVIAMSALSGDFLTTDNLLNVGVQAAVTAILAFGVTFVIVSAGIDLSVGSVAALSATVLAWSATSAGVPVFLAVLLAIATGIVCGLVNGVLISYGKLPPFIATLAMLSVARGLSLVISEGSPIAFPDSVSHIGDTLGGWLPVPVLVMVVMGLIAAFVLGRTYIGRSMYAIGGNEEAARLSGLRVKKQKLAIYAFSGVFAAVAGVVLAARLSSAQPQAADGYELDAIAAVVIGGASLAGGTGKASGTLIGALILAVLRNGLNLLNVSAFWQQVVIGVVIALAVLFDTLRRKAGATPVAGASGGKGKQAATYALAAVVTVAIVGATSFLHNGSSAASTPKMGLSLSTLNNPFFVQIRAGAQAEAKRLGVDLTVTDAQNDASQQANQLQNFTSSNLGAIIVNPVDSDAASNSVKAADKAKIPVVAVDRTVNNAAVDTLVASDNVAGGELAAKSIAEKLGGKGKIVILQGQAGTSAARERAQGFANGLKAYPGIQVVAQQPADFDRTKGLDVMSNLLQAHPDVQGVIAANDEMALGAIKALGSKAGKSVSVVGFDGTPDGLKAVEGGTLYASVAQQPTQLGKIAVDNALKALQGKKVEETVKVPVKVVTKENVAGFSG